One Sagittula stellata E-37 genomic window carries:
- a CDS encoding lytic transglycosylase domain-containing protein, with the protein MRALLFLLFLIPASVDAQPDEPGSLCSSGAFGQVQCIRPSHFVYDTCQALEAFANDAGIDPHFFARLIWQESRFDPNALSHADAMGIAQFIASTAELRGLRDPYNPAEALEYSAEYLGELTRRYGNHGLAAVAYNGGERRADGLVAKTGGLARETIDYVQIITGLKAETWRDAPPVEPDFALDDDLSFREACYDLGRNRRLTAYPEQEPSEPVVPDWGVQVAFGVSEKAALAKFRSSTRGCRSVYGSEEPLLLWSKSRASPRGGYYMARFGRDSRDAAWNMCRKLKRSGCICAVYRND; encoded by the coding sequence ATGCGCGCGTTGCTCTTCCTGCTTTTCCTGATCCCCGCGTCGGTTGACGCCCAACCCGACGAGCCGGGCAGCCTGTGCTCCTCCGGAGCGTTCGGACAGGTGCAGTGTATCCGCCCGTCGCATTTCGTGTACGACACCTGCCAGGCGCTGGAAGCCTTCGCCAACGATGCCGGTATCGACCCGCACTTCTTCGCCCGGTTGATCTGGCAGGAAAGCCGCTTCGACCCCAACGCCCTTTCACACGCCGACGCGATGGGCATCGCGCAGTTCATCGCCTCCACCGCAGAGCTGCGCGGTTTGCGCGATCCCTACAACCCGGCGGAAGCGCTGGAATACTCGGCGGAATACCTTGGCGAACTGACGCGGCGCTACGGCAATCACGGGCTGGCCGCGGTCGCTTACAACGGTGGCGAAAGGCGCGCCGACGGGCTGGTGGCAAAGACCGGCGGACTTGCGCGGGAAACCATAGACTACGTCCAGATCATCACCGGCCTGAAGGCCGAGACATGGCGCGACGCCCCGCCTGTCGAGCCGGACTTTGCCTTGGACGACGATTTATCCTTCCGGGAGGCGTGTTACGATCTGGGCCGAAACAGACGATTGACCGCCTATCCGGAACAGGAACCTTCGGAGCCCGTGGTGCCGGACTGGGGCGTGCAGGTCGCTTTCGGCGTGTCGGAGAAGGCCGCGCTGGCCAAGTTCCGCAGCAGCACACGCGGATGCCGGTCGGTCTACGGCTCGGAAGAGCCGCTGCTCCTCTGGTCGAAAAGCCGGGCGAGCCCAAGGGGCGGCTACTACATGGCCCGCTTCGGTCGCGACAGCCGCGATGCCGCTTGGAACATGTGCAGAAAACTGAAACGCAGCGGCTGCATCTGCGCGGTTTATCGCAACGATTGA